In Magallana gigas chromosome 1, xbMagGiga1.1, whole genome shotgun sequence, the sequence GCCGAAGCAGtttatatttctgttttatttacattactTGACATAACATGCTAACCTAAACTGTCTTGCACAATTTTTGATTCATTCATTCAAAGTTGTACGGTATTATAACCAAATATTAGCTTTTAAAAGAGATGCCCTTCACACAGAAATCCATTGCCTTATCCAATACCTGATAAGTCAACACACGAACGATAAAgtattttaagaataaaaaaaatataccacaacaaaacaaattttgtacgAACATGCCATTGGAAAAAACGATATCTTTGTTTTAACGAAGTTATGTGGAAATTCTAATCATTTATCATAACTTTTTACGGGATTAGGTACTCagttaatacatacatgtattaacgaATGAAGCTTAACCCCCTGACCCCCGTTAATTtaggaataaaaaaatatacaccgtttacaacatttttttaaaaaatgttttagactTCGTGCGCACGTCCCCCCAATCGACTCCTCCACTCCTATGACtcaaatttaccaaaaaaaaaaaatgcgtaTCGTTGAAACAACATTAATGATTCTATATTCTTTAACTTCTAGGTGTGCTTTACCTCGGAGAGTTTTCATGGACATGGAATGGTAGAGTACAGTTCTGGCTGTATTTCAGAACAGGTTAGATTTTTACTGTATAATCTTAACCTCCACATACCCAAAACCCACATTGCGAAACATGCACATAGAATATACACATTCCGAAATGGAATCCAAAGCAAAGCTTGCACGTTCCGAGTCATGCACAGCACAGAGATGTTATTACTACACCTGCATATTCCAAAATCTGCATTTTCCGACAACTGTGCATTTCGATACCTACATGAAAAGAGACATGTGCATTCAGATCCTAATCCACACCTTTCATTGACATGAATGTAATAATGCTCTTCTACAGATTTGCAATACTATAAAGAACATAGATGGACGCACTACACACGCCCCTCTACAGATTGGACACATCATTGGTCGAAAAAAGCGTGCCACTGACACGTGTTTCCATTGTTGTACAGCGGAGTCGACGTCATCTGTACCCTGTAATGACCATCCATGTGCAGCAACGGGTATGGcgatagtttttgtctgctttTTAGTAGTATAGCAAGACACAACATGTGGATTTAAAACGTGTGACTTTAGTAGCTACCTATCCGTGACCTATTGCATTTAGGGTAAACCTTTGACTTTAATTGTAGATTTAACCCATATCATCTCAAACCTTATAATTCAATAATATTTGTCTTGATTGGTACATAGAATTATTTACAACAATGCCTACAACAACAATGACCACGCCCACTACAACAACGACCACGCCCACAACAACGACCACGCCCACTACAACAACGACCACGCCCACAACTACAACACCCACTACAACAACGCCTACAACGACAACGCCCACCACAACAACGACAACGCCTACAATGACCACGCCCATTACAACAACGACCACGCCCACTACAACTACGACCACGTCCACTACAACGGCGCTAATAGCAAAAAGTAAACACAACTTCTTGTTTTTGCATGAAAACCATTGATGTTTCATTAATGACTCTATTTACAATTGACTTCATGATGTTACATTGTGAAAAGTTTTTAATTgttatcatgataaaattttcaccatattttttataaacgCTATCATTACTGttaatcttgttttttttttttttaattttcagattcTTGCAATGTATGTAATGGGATGTCACTCTCTCTTTGTGAAATACTGTACACGCCTATGACGTGTGAGGCAGGAAAGCAATTTTGCATGAACGTTCTCGTCAACAATAAAGATGGAAGTCGGACTTTAGACCGAAAGTATGTATTTTAAAGCTATATTGAGGGTCAGGCAAAATAAATACAGTGTTCTCAGATATTTAGGTACAAAATAATTGACGATATCCATTTTCTTCTACATGAAATCTATGACTAGATCAGTATATCCGGTATGATACCAGCAATGCATTGTAATTATTTATGGGAATTGCGACAAAAAATTAAgcaataaggaatcattctggAGTTCGTGTATTGTGAGGTTATCATGACGGCCGGGACTTGAAATTCAATGAGATATGAAGAGCTTTATAACAGATTTGATCACATTCCGACCGTTAttttcacctcataatattacataaaaGATTCGACTTAAATTGTCTTTACTAGTTTTATCCAATTTTGCACACGTACAATGTAGTTGATATATATCTAAATCATAATTTATCCGACGCACTTCTTCTAGAAATACCATATTTGGCCAATAAGCTTTGTTTTTAGCTTGGTTAAgggaataatacatgtaaccatgtcattttttaataaataaagaaaaaagaaaccaagataaaagctgtcaatgtgacatcAAACTgagttttcttttgtgtgaacagtatccattaTTCATTTGTGAACCCTGAAATGATGAacactacctatccagagaaTAAAGGTACTCTATATGCAGTATTTTTGCCATATAACAACTAAGTTCAATAGccggtgtttttttttaaacgttagtcaaaatcaaaatcctagcaaaatgcatacttctgatataggtaaaattaatctgcaaaagaacaacttcttatcttgaaaactgtaggaggagctatccgtacaataggggtacacaataggggtaccctatatgcaattttCGGCGAGAAATGACGAAGTTCCACAGCTGggttttttccagaaatatcagaaataaaaaCCCTAGCAATTTGCACACcactgatatatgtacaattgatctgctaaagaacaacttcctatcttgaaaactgtaggaggagttatccgtacaataggggtaccctatatgcaattttCTGCGGGAAAATTACCAAGTTCCACAG encodes:
- the LOC117686979 gene encoding uncharacterized protein isoform X2, yielding MLLRRFVQQDVTRLTCWLLTVYLLQNYCLGEETCYVCRHERDFTSCAQNKTVCPHGEVCFTSESFHGHGMVEYSSGCISEQICNTIKNIDGRTTHAPLQIGHIIGRKKRATDTCFHCCTAESTSSVPCNDHPCAATELFTTMPTTTMTTPTTTTTTPTTTTTPTTTTTTPTTTTPTTTTPTTTTPTTTTTTPTMTTPITTTTTPTTTTTTSTTTALIAKNSCNVCNGMSLSLCEILYTPMTCEAGKQFCMNVLVNNKDGSRTLDRKCVTEEECKREWWDTTSDRQECTSYDPNYFFTQYFTCSYCCTGPLCNRNVVPDSSTLYQPH